The following proteins are encoded in a genomic region of Neomicrococcus aestuarii:
- the map gene encoding type I methionyl aminopeptidase: MAFGQPKIEYKSNADILRMRKAGLVLAEALDETVAAAAVGVTTKELDNVFAGVLARHDAKSNFLGYFDFPATICASVNEEVVHGIPGSRVLKDGDVLKIDGGAIVEGWHADSARTVIVGENVDPADQRLSDITEEAMWAGIAALAKARYVGEIGEAIDDYVSAAEGAPLGILEDYVGHGIGSAMHQAPDVLNYRSGHRGPRVKPGLCLAIEPMLVRGSIETTVLADEWTVVTNDKSRASQWEHTVAVHMSGIWVLTAHDGGAERLAKYGVTPTPLS; this comes from the coding sequence ATGGCATTCGGCCAACCCAAGATTGAGTACAAGAGCAACGCCGATATTTTGCGCATGCGCAAAGCGGGTCTTGTTCTTGCAGAAGCGCTGGACGAAACGGTAGCTGCGGCTGCCGTGGGCGTCACCACGAAGGAACTCGACAACGTATTTGCGGGCGTTTTGGCCCGTCATGACGCGAAGAGCAACTTCTTGGGGTACTTCGACTTTCCGGCCACCATCTGCGCGTCAGTCAATGAAGAGGTTGTCCACGGGATCCCCGGATCTCGCGTCTTGAAAGACGGAGACGTTCTCAAGATTGATGGCGGCGCCATTGTTGAGGGTTGGCACGCCGATTCCGCTCGTACGGTGATTGTGGGGGAGAACGTTGATCCAGCGGATCAGCGCCTCTCTGACATCACCGAAGAAGCTATGTGGGCCGGTATCGCCGCTCTTGCAAAGGCTCGCTACGTGGGCGAAATCGGCGAAGCGATTGATGACTACGTGTCTGCCGCCGAAGGGGCGCCTCTGGGCATCCTCGAGGATTACGTGGGACACGGCATCGGTTCCGCTATGCACCAAGCCCCGGATGTTCTGAACTACCGCTCCGGCCACCGCGGCCCACGCGTTAAGCCTGGACTGTGCTTGGCCATTGAACCCATGTTGGTTCGCGGCAGCATCGAAACCACGGTGCTGGCCGATGAGTGGACGGTTGTCACCAATGACAAGTCCCGCGCATCCCAGTGGGAGCACACGGTTGCTGTTCACATGAGCGGCATCTGGGTACTCACGGCACATGATGGGGGAGCGGAGCGTCTCGCCAAATACGGCGTGACACCAACTCCTCTGAGCTAA
- the infA gene encoding translation initiation factor IF-1: MAKKEGVIEVEGTVTEALPNAMFRVKLQNEHVVLATISGKMRQHYIRILPEDRVVVELSPYDLNRGRIVYRYK; encoded by the coding sequence ATGGCCAAAAAAGAAGGTGTGATTGAAGTAGAGGGCACCGTCACTGAGGCGTTGCCTAATGCGATGTTCCGTGTGAAGTTGCAAAACGAACACGTGGTTCTCGCGACTATTTCGGGAAAGATGCGTCAGCACTACATTCGTATCCTCCCTGAGGACCGCGTTGTGGTTGAGCTCAGCCCCTACGATCTCAACCGCGGCCGCATCGTTTACCGCTACAAGTAA
- the rpmJ gene encoding 50S ribosomal protein L36: protein MKVNPSVKPICDKCKVIRRNGRVMVICENPRHKQRQG, encoded by the coding sequence GTGAAGGTAAATCCGAGCGTGAAGCCGATCTGCGATAAGTGCAAAGTGATCCGCCGTAATGGCCGGGTCATGGTGATCTGCGAGAACCCACGCCACAAGCAGCGCCAGGGCTAA
- the rpsM gene encoding 30S ribosomal protein S13, with amino-acid sequence MARLAGVDIPREKRVIIALTYIYGVGKTRAEQTIAETGINPDTRVKDLSDADLVQLRDYIEGNFKVEGDLRREVAADIRRKVEIGSYEGLRHRKGLPVRGQRTKTNARTRKGPKRTVAGKKKAR; translated from the coding sequence ATGGCTCGTCTCGCTGGCGTAGACATCCCGCGCGAAAAGCGCGTGATCATTGCGCTCACCTACATCTACGGCGTGGGCAAGACCCGTGCAGAACAGACAATCGCTGAGACCGGAATTAACCCGGACACTCGCGTCAAGGATCTTTCTGACGCAGATCTCGTCCAGCTCCGCGATTACATCGAAGGCAACTTCAAGGTTGAAGGCGATCTCCGCCGTGAAGTGGCAGCGGATATCCGCCGCAAGGTAGAGATCGGCTCCTACGAGGGCCTCCGCCACCGTAAGGGCCTCCCGGTCCGCGGTCAGCGTACCAAGACCAACGCGCGTACCCGTAAGGGACCGAAGCGCACCGTTGCCGGTAAGAAGAAGGCCCGCTAG
- the rpsK gene encoding 30S ribosomal protein S11, whose product MPPKTRGAVRKPRRKDKKNVAVGQAHIKSTFNNTIVSITDPTGAVISWASAGEVGFKGSRKSTPYAAQMAAESAAKRAQEHGMRKVDVFVKGPGSGRETAIRSLQAAGLEVGSISDVSPSAHNGCRPPKRRRV is encoded by the coding sequence ATGCCCCCAAAGACTCGTGGCGCGGTTCGCAAGCCGCGTCGTAAGGATAAAAAGAACGTTGCCGTGGGCCAGGCCCACATCAAGAGCACGTTCAACAACACCATCGTTTCCATCACGGACCCAACCGGTGCTGTGATCTCGTGGGCTTCCGCCGGCGAGGTTGGATTCAAGGGTTCCCGTAAGTCCACCCCATACGCTGCCCAGATGGCTGCTGAGTCTGCTGCAAAGCGCGCTCAGGAACACGGCATGCGCAAGGTTGACGTATTCGTGAAGGGCCCGGGCTCGGGACGCGAAACCGCGATCCGTTCGTTGCAGGCTGCTGGCCTTGAGGTTGGATCCATTTCGGATGTTTCCCCGAGCGCTCACAACGGCTGCCGCCCTCCAAAGCGTCGCCGCGTCTAA
- a CDS encoding DNA-directed RNA polymerase subunit alpha, with product MLIAQRPTLTEEKISETRSRFTIEPLEPGFGYTIGNSLRRTLLSSIPGAAVTSVRIDGVLHEFTTVPGVKEDVTELILNIKNLAVSSEHDEPVVAYLRKQTSGEVTAADITPPAGVEFHNTDLHIATLNGSGKFDMELTIERGRGYVSASQNKSADAEIGRIPVDSIYSPVLKVTFNVEATRVEQRTDFDKLVLDVETKDSMSPRDAVASAGSTLVELFGLAHELNTEAEGIDLGPSTSEGGDAIKYNMPIEELELTVRSYNCLKREGIHTVGELVARSEADLMDIRNFGAKSIDEVKAKLVDLGMALKDSPPGFDLAARAAMDDEDYDDEF from the coding sequence GTGCTTATTGCACAGCGCCCAACCCTTACTGAAGAAAAGATCTCCGAGACTCGCTCTCGGTTTACGATCGAACCGCTTGAACCCGGCTTCGGCTACACCATTGGCAACTCCCTGCGCCGTACGTTGCTCTCATCCATCCCAGGTGCCGCTGTAACCAGCGTGCGCATTGACGGTGTGTTGCACGAGTTCACCACGGTTCCGGGTGTCAAGGAAGATGTCACCGAACTGATCTTGAACATCAAGAATCTTGCTGTCTCTTCGGAGCATGACGAGCCTGTTGTTGCGTACTTGCGCAAGCAGACCTCGGGCGAGGTTACGGCAGCGGACATCACGCCGCCGGCTGGTGTTGAGTTCCACAACACGGACTTGCACATTGCCACGTTGAATGGCAGCGGCAAGTTTGACATGGAACTGACGATCGAGCGTGGCCGCGGCTACGTTTCGGCCTCCCAGAACAAGAGTGCAGACGCAGAGATCGGCCGTATTCCGGTTGACTCGATTTACTCGCCTGTTCTCAAGGTGACGTTCAACGTGGAAGCTACTCGTGTTGAGCAGCGTACTGACTTCGACAAGTTGGTTCTTGACGTCGAGACCAAGGATTCCATGTCGCCTCGCGACGCAGTGGCATCCGCTGGTTCCACCTTGGTGGAGCTGTTCGGTCTTGCTCACGAGCTCAACACCGAAGCCGAAGGCATCGATTTGGGCCCCAGCACGTCTGAGGGTGGCGACGCCATCAAGTACAACATGCCAATCGAAGAGCTTGAGCTCACGGTTCGTTCGTACAACTGCCTGAAGCGTGAAGGAATTCACACGGTAGGCGAGCTGGTTGCACGTTCCGAAGCTGACCTGATGGATATCCGCAATTTTGGTGCGAAGTCCATTGACGAGGTCAAGGCGAAGCTCGTAGACCTGGGAATGGCTCTCAAGGATTCCCCTCCAGGTTTCGATCTCGCTGCTCGTGCCGCTATGGACGACGAAGACTACGACGACGAATTCTAA
- the rplQ gene encoding 50S ribosomal protein L17 has translation MPTPTKGPRLGGSPAHERLMLANLSAQLFEHKSITTTVTKAKRLRPFAERLITFAKRGDLASRRQVQSVIAPRSRTNKGIVYELFENIAPVMANRDGGYTRITKIGNRKGDNAPMAVIELVMDPLSPKQAVVAEAEKAAEVAAPVEVEETTAPAEVTEAPAEETTEAPAAEASAEVADEKAEEAK, from the coding sequence ATGCCTACCCCTACTAAGGGCCCACGCCTCGGCGGTTCACCGGCCCACGAGCGTTTGATGCTCGCGAACTTGTCCGCTCAGCTGTTTGAGCACAAGTCCATTACCACCACGGTGACCAAGGCAAAGCGTCTTCGTCCTTTCGCAGAGCGTCTCATCACGTTCGCGAAGCGCGGCGACCTCGCTTCCCGTCGTCAGGTGCAGTCCGTGATTGCTCCTCGCAGCCGTACCAACAAGGGCATCGTTTACGAATTGTTCGAAAACATTGCTCCTGTCATGGCTAACCGCGATGGTGGCTACACCCGCATCACGAAGATCGGCAACCGTAAGGGCGACAACGCTCCTATGGCAGTCATCGAGCTCGTGATGGATCCTCTTTCTCCAAAGCAGGCAGTTGTTGCGGAAGCCGAGAAGGCTGCCGAAGTTGCTGCTCCAGTTGAGGTTGAAGAGACCACGGCACCTGCAGAGGTCACCGAAGCTCCAGCAGAAGAAACCACTGAGGCTCCTGCCGCAGAGGCTTCTGCAGAGGTTGCAGACGAGAAGGCTGAAGAAGCCAAGTAG
- the truA gene encoding tRNA pseudouridine(38-40) synthase TruA gives MLVRLAYDGAAFFGWAIQPGMKTVQGDLEEALSMIVRRPIRTVVAGRTDAGVHARGQVVHFDLTPAEIAALNRGKDITAEYALTRRLNGILKRSSSGAVVIHESRKAPRGFDARFSALWRRYSYRIADSTVDLDPLARHYTHNVGTELDVDLLNHEAQSVLGHHDFLSFCKPRERATTLRTLQDFRFVRGSDGYLTVHLQADAFCHNMVRTLIGTALMVGEGKEPVGWLAHRLEAQVRDSKTKLAPPHPLVLEQVQYPVDEELEARANQTRAKRAPLGNVEA, from the coding sequence ATGTTGGTTCGTTTGGCGTATGACGGCGCGGCTTTCTTCGGGTGGGCCATTCAGCCGGGCATGAAGACCGTTCAGGGTGATCTAGAAGAAGCGCTCTCGATGATCGTGCGGCGCCCGATACGCACGGTGGTTGCCGGCCGCACGGACGCCGGAGTTCACGCTCGTGGCCAGGTGGTCCACTTTGATCTGACGCCCGCGGAAATCGCGGCACTGAACCGCGGTAAGGACATCACCGCGGAGTACGCACTCACGCGCCGCCTGAACGGAATCTTGAAGCGTTCCTCAAGCGGCGCCGTCGTCATTCACGAATCTCGCAAGGCCCCGCGCGGTTTTGACGCCCGCTTTTCCGCACTATGGCGTCGCTACAGCTACCGTATTGCCGATTCCACCGTGGATCTTGACCCACTGGCACGCCACTACACGCACAATGTGGGAACCGAACTGGATGTTGACCTGTTGAACCATGAAGCCCAGAGCGTTCTGGGTCATCATGACTTCCTCAGCTTCTGCAAACCTCGCGAGAGAGCGACCACGTTGCGCACGCTGCAGGACTTTCGGTTCGTGCGCGGTAGCGATGGGTACCTCACGGTCCACCTCCAGGCCGATGCTTTCTGTCACAACATGGTGCGCACGCTGATTGGGACCGCGCTCATGGTGGGGGAGGGCAAGGAACCGGTGGGATGGCTGGCTCATCGCCTTGAAGCGCAGGTCAGAGACTCAAAGACGAAGCTCGCACCGCCGCACCCGCTTGTACTTGAGCAGGTCCAATACCCGGTTGATGAAGAGCTGGAAGCGCGCGCCAACCAAACCCGCGCTAAGCGTGCACCGCTAGGAAACGTCGAAGCATAA
- the rplM gene encoding 50S ribosomal protein L13: protein MRTYTPKPGDADRQWHVIDATDVVLGRLASQTATLLRGKHKPTFAPNADMGDFVIIINAEKVALTGAKLEQKRAYRHSGYPGGLKSVNYAELLEKNPVLAVQKAVKGMLPKNSLAADQLTKLKVYRGAEHPHAAQQPKSFEITQVSQ, encoded by the coding sequence GTGCGTACGTACACACCGAAGCCAGGCGATGCAGATCGTCAGTGGCACGTCATTGACGCCACCGACGTCGTGCTCGGCCGCCTCGCAAGCCAGACCGCAACCTTGCTGCGCGGAAAGCACAAGCCAACCTTTGCTCCGAACGCTGATATGGGTGACTTCGTCATCATCATCAACGCCGAGAAGGTAGCACTTACCGGTGCAAAGCTTGAGCAGAAGCGCGCTTACCGTCACTCGGGTTACCCGGGCGGCCTCAAGTCCGTTAACTACGCGGAGCTCTTGGAAAAGAACCCTGTGCTTGCAGTCCAGAAGGCTGTCAAGGGCATGCTTCCTAAGAACTCCCTCGCTGCAGATCAGCTCACGAAGCTGAAGGTTTACCGTGGTGCAGAGCACCCGCACGCCGCGCAGCAGCCAAAGTCGTTCGAAATCACCCAGGTCTCTCAGTAG
- the rpsI gene encoding 30S ribosomal protein S9 — MAQNTEELNEFEDAPASYTSESAPADETAKADRPALTVAGAAVGRRKEAVARVRVVPGSGSWLINGRELANYFPNKLHQQEVNEPFKLLELEGAYDVIARIHGGGASGQAGALRLGVARALNEIDRDNNRPALKKAGFLTRDARVIERKKAGLKKARKAPQYSKR; from the coding sequence GTGGCTCAGAATACTGAAGAGCTCAATGAATTTGAGGACGCTCCAGCGTCCTACACGTCGGAATCCGCTCCGGCTGACGAGACCGCCAAGGCTGACCGCCCAGCTCTCACCGTTGCCGGTGCAGCTGTTGGTCGCCGTAAGGAAGCTGTAGCTCGCGTTCGCGTTGTTCCAGGTTCCGGCTCGTGGCTCATCAACGGTCGCGAACTCGCCAACTACTTCCCAAACAAGTTGCACCAGCAGGAAGTCAACGAGCCATTCAAGCTTCTTGAGCTTGAAGGTGCTTACGACGTGATTGCTCGCATTCACGGCGGTGGCGCTTCCGGCCAAGCCGGTGCACTTCGCTTGGGTGTTGCTCGCGCTCTCAACGAGATCGACCGCGACAACAACCGCCCAGCTTTGAAGAAGGCTGGCTTCTTGACCCGTGACGCTCGCGTGATCGAACGCAAGAAGGCCGGTCTCAAGAAGGCTCGCAAGGCACCTCAGTACTCCAAGCGTTAA
- the ppk2 gene encoding polyphosphate kinase 2 has product MTADQPNGQQPHVLQEAGGKEPRVSVTVDYSAELDEIHELNRKNGLKSVPKLNPDAWRHNYPYDTKLSRRSYEREKRKLQIELLKLQLWVKESGEKVLIIFEGRDAAGKGGAIKRFNEHLNPRGARIVALEKPTDEERTQWYFQRYIKHLPSGGEIVMMDRSWYNRAGVERVMGYCTPQEYLEFMREAPLLERMLVNSGIHLVKFWFSVGREEQLSRFASRETDPVRQWKLSPTDLASLDKWDDYTEAKEAMFFYTDTADAPWTVVKSNDKKRARLEAMRHVLHIVDYPNKDARLVRAPDPLIVGPASRVFEEGESGGAIFPVVNPS; this is encoded by the coding sequence ATGACCGCAGATCAACCAAACGGCCAGCAACCCCACGTCTTGCAAGAGGCCGGTGGCAAGGAGCCGCGGGTGTCCGTGACGGTGGACTATTCGGCGGAGCTGGATGAGATTCACGAGCTCAACCGGAAGAACGGTCTCAAGAGCGTCCCGAAGCTGAATCCCGACGCGTGGCGACACAACTATCCGTATGACACCAAGCTTTCGCGGCGGTCCTACGAGCGGGAGAAACGCAAGCTGCAGATCGAACTGCTCAAGCTGCAACTGTGGGTGAAAGAGTCCGGCGAGAAGGTGCTCATCATCTTTGAAGGCCGTGACGCGGCCGGCAAGGGTGGCGCCATCAAACGCTTCAACGAGCACCTGAATCCGCGCGGTGCCCGCATTGTGGCTTTGGAGAAGCCCACGGATGAAGAGCGGACGCAGTGGTATTTCCAGCGTTACATCAAGCACCTGCCCTCTGGTGGGGAGATCGTGATGATGGACCGTTCCTGGTACAACCGTGCCGGTGTTGAGCGGGTCATGGGCTACTGCACGCCGCAAGAATACTTGGAGTTCATGCGGGAAGCGCCGCTCTTGGAACGGATGCTGGTCAATTCCGGGATTCATCTCGTGAAGTTCTGGTTCTCGGTGGGTCGTGAAGAACAGCTATCCCGGTTTGCGAGTCGCGAGACGGACCCGGTGAGGCAGTGGAAGCTCTCGCCCACTGACCTCGCGTCCTTAGACAAGTGGGACGACTACACCGAAGCCAAAGAGGCGATGTTCTTCTACACGGATACCGCGGACGCCCCGTGGACCGTAGTGAAGTCCAATGACAAGAAGCGTGCTCGTCTAGAAGCCATGCGCCACGTGCTCCACATCGTCGATTACCCCAACAAGGACGCGCGTTTGGTGCGCGCTCCCGACCCGCTGATTGTGGGTCCGGCTTCACGAGTATTTGAAGAAGGCGAATCTGGCGGCGCAATTTTCCCTGTTGTTAACCCTTCCTAA